TGCTGCTGGAATTGGACTTGGATTAGCTGCTCTTGGTGGAGCTATTGGTATGGGTAATACTGCTGCTGCAACTATTGCTGGAACTGCTAGAAACCCAGGTCTTGGTGGAAAATTAATGACTACAATGTTTATTGCATTAGCTATGATTGAAGCACAAGTTATTTATGCACTTGTTATCGCTATGATCGCACTTTATGCAAATCCATTTTTAGGGTAAGCTTTTAAATCTAACCAGATTTAATAAAAACTAAAAGGCTTGAGATTTTATCTCAAGTCTTTTTTATTTGTAGTAAAAATTATCATCTGGTAACTTCCCGCCAATTATTTTACTATCATTTTCAAGTAATACATTAAAGAAAAACTCTAAATCTTTTTTACTATTTTGAGCATTTATATTTTCAAATTTAATATAATCAATTGAATCAGCTAAACCATTAACCTCCAACATTGGTAGTGTTTTAACTACAAGTTCACTAGCATCTTTTTGATTTGATTTATACCAGTTTATAGCTTTTTCATACTCTTCTAAGATTTTAGTAATTAATTCCTCTTTTCCTTTTGTTTCACCAATGATTGCTAATCCTGCTTGTGGAATTTTTGGTTCAACTTCAAATAATCTTCCCCAATCTTTTTGTAAATCAACACTTCTATATAAATCAGGGGCTATTAATTTAACAGGAAAAGAGCCTGTTTTTCGTAGCGCAATAGAAATTGCAGGTTCTGCTAAAAGTGCATGATCTGCTCTTCTTAAAATCAACATCTGCATTGCATCAATAGGAGTTGCAACATATGTTAATTTAAAATCTTTTTTTATATTAAGATTTGCTTTTTTTATAAGTGCTTGAAAAATAATATCAGGCATATCAGCTCTAAATGGAACAATAATTTCCTTATTTTTAAAATCTTCTATGGTTTTTAAATTTTTATCACGACTAACAAGTCCCAAAATTCCCCAAGTTGAAACATTTAATAACTTCAAATCTATACCTTTGTTGTATAAATTTGCAGCTACATTTGTAGGAAGAGCTATAAAATCAACCTCTTTTTTAAGTATCAATGCTCTTAGCTCATCAGGATTATTCCAAAGTTTAAACTCTATTTTTTTTCCAATATCTTTTAAAGCATTTTGTTCTATCATATACAGTATTGGATGAGATACACTTGCTATTGGTCCTGCTATTACTATTGTATTCTCATCTTTTGCAAATAAGTTTAATAAAAGTGTAAATACTAAAACTATTTTTTTCATAAATAAATCCTTTTTATTTTTTTAACCTTTTATCCCATCAGCTCGAACTTGTAGTAGAAATGGGAAAAATATTTTCATATATATTATAAAAGGTATTGCCCAAATAATTGAAGATAGAATA
Above is a genomic segment from Aliarcobacter cryaerophilus containing:
- a CDS encoding F0F1 ATP synthase subunit C; translated protein: MKKIVLLVLAFAGFAFAADAAVANETLKAYSVVAAGIGLGLAALGGAIGMGNTAAATIAGTARNPGLGGKLMTTMFIALAMIEAQVIYALVIAMIALYANPFLG
- a CDS encoding ABC transporter substrate-binding protein — protein: MKKIVLVFTLLLNLFAKDENTIVIAGPIASVSHPILYMIEQNALKDIGKKIEFKLWNNPDELRALILKKEVDFIALPTNVAANLYNKGIDLKLLNVSTWGILGLVSRDKNLKTIEDFKNKEIIVPFRADMPDIIFQALIKKANLNIKKDFKLTYVATPIDAMQMLILRRADHALLAEPAISIALRKTGSFPVKLIAPDLYRSVDLQKDWGRLFEVEPKIPQAGLAIIGETKGKEELITKILEEYEKAINWYKSNQKDASELVVKTLPMLEVNGLADSIDYIKFENINAQNSKKDLEFFFNVLLENDSKIIGGKLPDDNFYYK